A stretch of the Butyricicoccus intestinisimiae genome encodes the following:
- the secA gene encoding preprotein translocase subunit SecA, with product MGFLDKIFGTHSDHELKRIRPIADKVDALEEEYKKLTDAQLRGKTDEFRKRYQEGETLDDLLPEAFATMREAAWRVLGMRHYRVQVIGGIVLHQGRIAEMKTGEGKTLVATLPAYLNAIAGKGVHIVTVNDYLAKRDSEWMGKVYRFLGLTVGLVVHAVPPDQRKPMYDADITYGTNNEFGFDYLRDNMAIYKNRMVQRGHFFAIVDEVDSILIDEARTPLIISGQGDKSTDMYERAESFVNRLKCYRIKETDDKLDLEAEGERLRLEEEERKENPEKAKPMTDEDRQILEQLRADYVVDEKAKTAVLTPMGQKKAEQYFGVENLADPENSTLAHHINQALRAHGIMKLDVDYVIRDGEIIIVDENTGRLMFGRRYNEGLHQAIEAKEHVKVQRESKTLATITFQNYFRMYGKLSGMTGTALTEEDEFREIYKLDVIEIPTNKPIARKDNSDAVYRTEAGKFRAAIAKIQECHAKGQPILVGTVSIEKSELLSKLLKKEGIAHNVLNAKFHEQEAEIVAQAGRLGAVTIATNMAGRGTDIVLGGNAENMAVAALRKAGFDEPVITEATGYAETEDEEILRAREEYQRHLAEFKKQTDEEGERVRAAGGLYILGTERHESRRIDNQLRGRAGRQGDPGESSFYISMEDDLMRLFGSERVMGMLDKMGMDDDTPIDQKMLSGAIESAQKKVESRNFQIRKNVLQYDDVLNTQREVIYKQRQDVLDGADLKESILSMIDSVIETTVHGVLGEKTYLEPSDVEDIRKHFLGLFLTPEDLKFTNEELDDMAPEALIEEIREIAHAVYQAKEEDVTPNIMRELERVILLRNVDEKWMEHIDAMTELRNGVRLRAYAQRDPVVEYKREGSDMYDQMIALIREDTVRMMYTARVRVHGEEPKREQVARETGASGAEGEESVSNTPRKAIKKPGRNDPCPCGSGKKYKKCCGRNE from the coding sequence ATGGGGTTTTTAGACAAGATTTTTGGCACACACAGTGACCATGAGCTCAAGCGCATCCGTCCGATTGCGGACAAAGTCGATGCGCTGGAGGAGGAATACAAGAAGCTGACAGACGCGCAGCTGCGCGGAAAGACCGACGAATTCAGAAAGCGCTATCAGGAAGGTGAGACGCTGGATGATCTGCTGCCGGAAGCATTTGCCACCATGCGAGAGGCTGCTTGGCGCGTGCTCGGCATGCGCCATTACCGCGTACAGGTCATCGGCGGCATTGTGCTGCATCAGGGCCGTATTGCGGAAATGAAAACCGGTGAAGGCAAAACGCTCGTGGCAACGCTGCCGGCATATCTGAATGCCATTGCGGGAAAGGGCGTGCACATCGTCACCGTCAACGACTATCTGGCAAAACGAGACAGCGAGTGGATGGGCAAGGTTTACCGCTTCCTCGGCTTGACGGTTGGATTGGTTGTTCATGCCGTTCCGCCGGATCAGCGCAAGCCGATGTACGATGCGGACATTACCTATGGTACAAACAACGAATTTGGTTTTGACTATCTGCGTGATAACATGGCGATTTACAAAAATCGCATGGTACAGCGCGGACATTTCTTCGCCATCGTCGATGAGGTGGACTCCATCCTGATTGATGAGGCGCGCACACCGCTGATTATCTCCGGTCAGGGAGATAAGTCTACCGATATGTATGAGCGCGCAGAGAGCTTTGTCAATCGTCTCAAGTGCTACCGCATCAAGGAGACCGATGACAAGCTGGATTTGGAAGCAGAGGGCGAGCGTCTGCGCTTGGAAGAAGAGGAACGCAAGGAAAATCCGGAAAAGGCAAAGCCAATGACGGACGAGGATCGTCAGATTCTCGAACAGCTGCGCGCAGACTATGTCGTTGATGAAAAGGCAAAGACCGCTGTGCTGACGCCGATGGGTCAGAAAAAGGCGGAGCAGTACTTTGGCGTGGAAAATCTGGCGGATCCGGAAAACTCGACGCTGGCGCATCACATCAATCAGGCGCTGCGTGCGCACGGCATTATGAAGCTGGACGTTGACTATGTCATCCGTGACGGCGAGATTATCATTGTCGATGAAAACACCGGCCGTCTGATGTTCGGCAGACGCTACAACGAGGGTCTGCATCAGGCGATTGAGGCAAAGGAGCATGTCAAGGTACAGCGCGAGAGCAAGACGCTGGCAACGATTACGTTCCAGAACTACTTCCGCATGTACGGCAAGCTGTCGGGTATGACCGGTACGGCACTGACCGAGGAAGATGAGTTCCGCGAGATTTATAAGCTGGACGTCATCGAGATTCCGACCAACAAGCCGATTGCACGAAAAGACAATTCCGATGCCGTATACCGCACCGAAGCGGGCAAATTCCGTGCAGCCATTGCAAAGATTCAGGAGTGCCACGCCAAGGGTCAGCCGATTCTGGTCGGCACGGTATCCATTGAAAAGAGTGAATTGCTGTCCAAGCTGCTCAAGAAGGAGGGCATTGCACACAATGTCCTGAACGCAAAGTTCCATGAACAGGAGGCGGAGATTGTCGCACAGGCGGGTCGTCTGGGTGCAGTTACGATTGCCACCAACATGGCTGGCCGTGGTACGGATATCGTGCTCGGCGGCAATGCGGAAAATATGGCGGTTGCTGCCCTGCGCAAGGCAGGCTTTGACGAACCGGTTATCACGGAAGCTACCGGCTATGCAGAGACCGAGGACGAGGAAATTCTGCGTGCGCGCGAAGAATATCAGCGTCATTTGGCAGAATTTAAGAAGCAGACCGATGAAGAGGGCGAGCGCGTGCGCGCTGCCGGCGGTTTGTATATTCTGGGCACAGAGCGACATGAATCCCGCCGCATTGACAACCAGCTGCGCGGCCGTGCCGGCCGTCAGGGTGACCCAGGTGAATCCAGCTTCTATATTTCCATGGAAGATGATTTGATGCGTCTGTTTGGTTCTGAGCGCGTCATGGGTATGCTGGATAAGATGGGCATGGACGATGACACGCCGATTGACCAGAAAATGCTGTCCGGTGCCATCGAGAGCGCACAGAAGAAGGTTGAGTCGAGAAACTTCCAGATTCGTAAAAACGTTCTGCAGTATGATGACGTGCTCAATACCCAGCGCGAAGTGATTTACAAGCAGCGTCAGGATGTTCTGGACGGCGCCGACCTGAAGGAATCCATTTTGAGCATGATTGACAGCGTCATCGAGACAACCGTGCACGGCGTACTCGGGGAAAAGACGTATCTGGAGCCGAGCGATGTGGAGGACATCCGCAAGCATTTCTTGGGACTGTTCCTGACGCCGGAGGATTTGAAGTTTACCAATGAAGAGCTGGATGATATGGCGCCGGAGGCTCTCATCGAAGAAATTCGCGAGATTGCCCATGCGGTATATCAGGCGAAGGAAGAAGATGTCACGCCGAATATCATGCGTGAGCTGGAGCGCGTCATTCTGCTGCGCAATGTAGATGAAAAGTGGATGGAACACATCGACGCGATGACAGAGCTGAGAAACGGTGTCCGCCTGCGTGCATATGCGCAGCGCGATCCGGTTGTTGAATACAAGCGCGAAGGCTCGGATATGTACGATCAGATGATTGCGCTCATCCGAGAAGATACCGTTCGCATGATGTATACGGCACGCGTCCGCGTACACGGCGAAGAGCCGAAGCGCGAACAGGTTGCCCGCGAGACCGGTGCATCCGGTGCGGAGGGTGAAGAAAGCGTGTCCAACACGCCGCGCAAGGCAATCAAAAAGCCGGGCAGAAATGATCCGTGCCCGTGCGGCAGCGGCAAGAAGTACAAGAAGTGCTGCGGCCGCAATGAGTAA